Proteins encoded together in one Thermophilibacter immobilis window:
- the dapB gene encoding 4-hydroxy-tetrahydrodipicolinate reductase, protein MASAGLATGDVASERAAGAAAPARVVVVGAGRMGALVGELIDKEDGFERVATLSSADVGELDEGLAPADLVIDFSAPEALAHVAAYVRRTGAALVSGTTGLDAAQMGEVRALGEVARVVHASNFSLGVAVLRRLVAEAARALSGFDVEIVETHHNQKVDAPSGTAKALLDAVDPQGLDAVAYGREGVVGPRPAHEVGMHSLRGGTVAGTHTVCFFGTDEEVEFTHRATSRTIFAAGAVAAARALLAREAGLYTFEDLMLD, encoded by the coding sequence TTGGCTAGCGCCGGCTTGGCGACGGGCGACGTCGCATCTGAGAGGGCGGCGGGGGCCGCGGCCCCCGCGAGGGTCGTCGTCGTGGGCGCGGGGCGCATGGGCGCGCTCGTGGGAGAGCTTATTGACAAGGAAGACGGCTTCGAGCGGGTCGCCACGCTGTCCTCGGCGGACGTGGGCGAGCTGGACGAGGGACTTGCGCCCGCGGACCTGGTGATCGACTTCTCCGCGCCAGAGGCGCTCGCACACGTCGCGGCCTACGTGCGACGCACGGGGGCGGCCCTGGTCTCGGGCACGACCGGGCTCGATGCTGCGCAGATGGGTGAGGTGCGCGCGCTCGGCGAGGTCGCGCGGGTGGTCCACGCGTCCAACTTCTCGCTTGGCGTGGCCGTCCTGCGTAGGCTCGTGGCCGAGGCTGCCCGCGCGCTGTCGGGATTTGACGTCGAGATCGTGGAGACCCACCACAACCAGAAGGTCGACGCGCCCTCCGGGACCGCAAAGGCCCTGCTCGACGCCGTCGACCCCCAGGGCCTGGACGCGGTCGCCTACGGTCGCGAGGGGGTCGTGGGACCCCGGCCCGCGCACGAGGTGGGTATGCACTCGCTGCGCGGGGGGACCGTCGCGGGTACGCACACGGTCTGCTTTTTTGGCACCGACGAGGAAGTTGAGTTCACGCACCGCGCGACGAGCCGGACCATCTTCGCCGCAGGGGCCGTCGCGGCCGCCCGCGCGCTTCTAGCCCGTGAGGCGGGCCTCTACACCTTCGAAGACCTCATGCTCGACTGA
- the dapD gene encoding 2,3,4,5-tetrahydropyridine-2,6-dicarboxylate N-acetyltransferase → MSTDATDAQSGDAQGADAHQMDAREIIDFIAHAQKSTPVRAWIRERDPEGDPLDLSAGGDGSADTSDLHVFGAGDKVIMGEWDLVRGLLEANADRLADVVVDCDRRNSAVPLLDLRGVNARIEPGALIRDRVTIGDGAVIMMGAVINVGAVVGEGTMIDMGAVLGGRATVGRRCHVGAGAVLAGVVEPASATPVIVEDDVLVGANAVVIEGCRVGAGAVVAAGAVVVEDVGAGTVVAGCPARVIKRKDARTSSKTALVEALRAL, encoded by the coding sequence ATGAGCACTGACGCAACCGACGCACAGAGCGGCGACGCCCAGGGCGCTGATGCCCACCAGATGGACGCCCGGGAGATCATCGACTTCATAGCGCACGCCCAGAAGAGCACCCCCGTGCGCGCCTGGATACGCGAGCGCGACCCCGAGGGCGACCCGCTCGACCTCTCGGCCGGCGGGGACGGCTCTGCCGATACCTCCGACCTGCATGTCTTTGGCGCAGGCGACAAGGTGATCATGGGGGAGTGGGACCTCGTCCGGGGCCTGCTCGAGGCCAACGCGGACCGTCTGGCCGACGTGGTCGTCGACTGCGACCGCCGCAACTCCGCTGTGCCGCTGCTCGACCTCAGGGGGGTGAACGCCCGCATCGAGCCGGGGGCCCTCATCCGCGACCGGGTCACCATCGGCGACGGTGCCGTCATCATGATGGGGGCCGTCATCAACGTCGGGGCGGTCGTGGGCGAGGGCACGATGATCGACATGGGCGCCGTCCTGGGCGGCCGCGCGACCGTAGGGAGGCGATGCCACGTGGGGGCGGGCGCCGTGCTCGCGGGCGTGGTCGAGCCGGCGAGCGCCACGCCCGTCATCGTGGAGGACGACGTGCTCGTGGGGGCCAACGCGGTGGTCATCGAGGGGTGCCGCGTGGGGGCCGGGGCCGTGGTCGCCGCGGGCGCCGTGGTCGTGGAGGACGTGGGCGCCGGGACCGTGGTCGCCGGGTGCCCCGCGCGCGTGATTAAGCGCAAGGACGCCCGCACCAGTTCCAAGACCGCCCTCGTGGAGGCCCTCCGCGCGTTGTAG